From Poecile atricapillus isolate bPoeAtr1 chromosome Z, bPoeAtr1.hap1, whole genome shotgun sequence, one genomic window encodes:
- the SAXO1 gene encoding LOW QUALITY PROTEIN: stabilizer of axonemal microtubules 1 (The sequence of the model RefSeq protein was modified relative to this genomic sequence to represent the inferred CDS: inserted 5 bases in 3 codons; deleted 3 bases in 2 codons; substituted 2 bases at 2 genomic stop codons), whose product MNNQSLQIKTVDLEEWIDYIDQEVLPQEPKPSEKHVKRHENMDLTSTYRHDYNLYSMSQVSPCCSWRMRRHIPRAKTDIRTTYKGKLPLQLCSGLHRFCDVSPPMVKHYVHEIQKYKVNYVSFDGLTKCKIFLLEWAGQPTKLPKPYQTKLVPLLFSTTTEFQEKHKAXLQPPLFTRKPDVYLLPLEKMDLHTTTWTHWKHANEKPAKMCQSLAQPNNINEPFXSSSIVKEDYKPWLXNRLKPITHAPXTFPAKPIDFLTMFWTHHGPPLLTKEQTYKPVWSGPKHHTLLDAKTTYTASYXPKGIVRGLAPYKDPCTYIFEKTDADCLILLVTFF is encoded by the exons ATGAACAACCAGTCCCTCCAAATCAAAACTGTTGATCTTGAAGAATG GATAGATTACATAGATCAAGAAGTGTTGCCACAGGAACCCAAACCATCTGAAAAGCATGTCAAGAGACATGAGAATATGGATTTGACCTCCACTTACAGACATGATTATAACTTGTACAGTATGTCTCAAGTATCTCcatgctgctcctggaggatgAGGAGACATATCCCCAGGGCCAAGACGGACATAAGAACCACTTACAAAGGTAAGCTGCCCTTGCAGCTTTGTTCAGGACTTCACAg ATTTTGTGATGTGTCACCTCCTATGGTGAAACATTATGTCCATGAAATTCAGAAATACAAGGTCAATTATGTTTCATTTGATGGCCTCACTAAGTGCAAAATTTTCTTGCTGGAGTGGGCTGGTCAGCCAACCAAGCTTCCAAAACCATACCAGACAAAGCTGGTCCCT CTTCTTTTCTCCACTACAACtgaatttcaggaaaaacacaaaGCTTGACTACAGCCCCCTCTATTCACTAGAAAACCTGATGTATATCTTCTTCCTCTGGAGAAAATGGACCTTCACACCACTACTTGGACACATTGGAAACACGCAAATGAAAAGCCAGCCAAGATGTGTCAATCTTTGGCACAGCCTAATAATATTAATGAACCAT AAAGCTCTTCTATAGTGAAGGAAGACTATAAGCCTTGGCTATGAAATAGACTAAAACCTATCACTCATGCTCC GACTTTCCCAGCAAAACCAATAGATTTCTTGACTATGTTTTGGACCCATCATGGGCCTCCTTTGCTCACAAAGGAGCAAACCTATAAACCTGTCTGGTCAGGCCCAAAGCATCACACTCTCCTAGATGCTAAAACAACCTACACTGCCAGTTA ACCGAAGGGCATTGTTAGAGGCCTGGCCCCTTACAAAGACCCA TGCACTTACATCTTTGAGAAAACTGATGCTGACTGCTTGATTTTGCTTGTAACCTTTTTTTAA